A window from Telopea speciosissima isolate NSW1024214 ecotype Mountain lineage chromosome 8, Tspe_v1, whole genome shotgun sequence encodes these proteins:
- the LOC122670513 gene encoding transcription and mRNA export factor ENY2 gives MRASINRPPTPDAEEDQEKELSLQEIINIKLIESGEKERLKELLRERLIECGWRDEMKTLCRAFTRKKGRNNVTVDDLVHVITPKGRASVPDSVKAELLQRIRTFLVSAAL, from the exons AT GAGGGCTTCTATCAATCGCCCACCAACACCTGATGCAGAGGAAGACCAAGAAAAAGAACTAAGCCTTCAAGAGATCATCAACATCAAA TTAATCGAGAGCGGGGAAAAGGAACGATTGAAGGAGCTTCTAAGGGAAAGGCTTATTGAATGTGGGTGGAGAGATGAAATGAAAACTCTTTgcag AGCATTTActagaaagaaaggaaggaataaTGTTACTGTGGATGACCTTGTACATGTAATCACCCCAAAGGGCAGAG CCTCAGTTCCTGATTCTGTAAAGGCTGAACTGTTGCAACGCATCCGAACTTTTCTAGTGTCAGCAGCTCTTTGA